A window of Sphingobium herbicidovorans contains these coding sequences:
- the fabD gene encoding ACP S-malonyltransferase, which produces MRAFLFPGQGSQSVGMGKALAEASPAARELFQEVDDALSQHLFRIMVEGPESDLTLTANAQPAIMANALATLRVMQREGGFALADKGDFVAGHSLGEYSALCAAEAFDIGTTSRLLKLRGQAMQAAVPVGEGAMAALLGADIEKAQALADAAAEGEVCTVANDNDPTQVVISGHRGAIERAVALVKDHGIKRGVLLPVSAPFHCPLMQPAADAMEQALGKATINAPLLPVYANVLAAPIADPEEIKARLVEQVTGRVRWRESVAAMWEAGVTDFVELGGKVLGPMVKRIAPDATVRSVVTMDDIEAALASF; this is translated from the coding sequence ATGAGGGCATTTCTTTTTCCGGGGCAGGGCAGTCAGTCGGTGGGCATGGGCAAGGCGCTGGCCGAAGCAAGCCCGGCTGCGAGGGAGTTGTTTCAGGAGGTCGATGACGCCCTGTCGCAGCATTTGTTCCGCATCATGGTGGAAGGCCCGGAAAGCGACCTGACCCTCACCGCAAATGCGCAACCGGCGATCATGGCCAACGCCCTTGCCACGCTGCGCGTGATGCAGCGGGAGGGCGGCTTTGCGCTGGCGGACAAGGGTGACTTCGTCGCAGGGCACAGCCTGGGCGAATATAGCGCGCTCTGCGCCGCCGAAGCATTCGACATCGGCACGACGTCGCGTCTTTTGAAGCTGCGCGGGCAGGCGATGCAGGCCGCCGTGCCGGTGGGCGAGGGCGCGATGGCTGCCTTGCTGGGCGCGGACATCGAAAAGGCGCAGGCGCTGGCCGATGCTGCCGCCGAAGGCGAAGTCTGCACCGTCGCCAATGATAATGATCCGACGCAGGTCGTCATCTCCGGTCATCGCGGTGCGATCGAGCGAGCCGTGGCGTTGGTGAAGGATCATGGGATCAAGCGCGGCGTCCTGCTCCCCGTGTCCGCGCCGTTCCATTGCCCGCTGATGCAGCCCGCCGCCGATGCGATGGAACAAGCGCTGGGCAAGGCGACGATCAACGCGCCGCTGCTCCCCGTCTACGCCAATGTCCTGGCCGCGCCCATCGCCGATCCCGAAGAGATAAAGGCGCGCCTGGTCGAACAGGTAACCGGCCGCGTCCGCTGGCGCGAATCCGTCGCCGCCATGTGGGAAGCAGGCGTCACCGACTTTGTCGAACTGGGCGGCAAGGTGCTCGGCCCCATGGTCAAGCGCATCGCCCCCGACGCGACCGTGCGCAGCGTCGTGACTATGGACGATATCGAGGCGGCGCTGGCTTCCTTCTGA
- a CDS encoding GxxExxY protein, which produces MVDIDRISGDVLDVALRMHRELGPGLLESVYEMILAAKLTALGHAVERQRPVDIEYEGLRFDAAFRIDLLVAGRLLVEIKSTERLSPAHGKQLLTYLRLTGQPVGLLINFGGATLKEGVKRIVNDYRPSAAPRLRVNQKGN; this is translated from the coding sequence TTGGTCGATATCGATCGCATTAGTGGAGATGTCCTTGACGTTGCGCTGCGGATGCATCGCGAACTGGGGCCTGGCCTGCTCGAAAGCGTTTATGAAATGATCCTGGCGGCCAAATTGACCGCCTTGGGCCATGCAGTCGAGCGGCAGCGGCCGGTCGATATCGAATATGAGGGATTGAGATTTGATGCAGCCTTCCGGATAGACTTGCTCGTCGCTGGACGCCTGCTGGTGGAGATTAAATCAACCGAGCGGCTCAGCCCCGCTCATGGCAAGCAACTGCTCACATATTTGCGACTGACCGGGCAGCCCGTCGGGCTGCTGATCAATTTTGGCGGCGCTACGCTGAAGGAGGGAGTAAAGCGCATAGTCAACGACTATCGACCCTCCGCGGCTCCGCGCCTCCGCGTGAACCAAAAAGGAAACTGA
- the fabG gene encoding 3-oxoacyl-[acyl-carrier-protein] reductase: MFDLTGMTALVTGASGGIGSAIARALAAQGATLALSGSNEDKLTAFAAELGGDHKTLVCNLSDPASVDALVPQAVEALGGKIDILVNNAGITRDNLVMRMKDDEWSDVISVNLEAAFRLARAAAKPMMKARFGRIISITSIVGVTGNPGQSNYAASKAGIIGMSKSLGQELASRGITVNCVAPGFIRSAMTDALNDAQKGAILQKIPAGDLGNGEDIGAAVVYLASREAGYVTGQTLHVNGGMAMI; the protein is encoded by the coding sequence ATGTTCGATCTGACAGGCATGACCGCGCTGGTGACCGGCGCTTCGGGCGGTATCGGTTCCGCCATTGCCAGGGCGCTCGCAGCGCAGGGGGCGACGCTCGCGCTTTCGGGCAGCAATGAGGATAAGCTGACAGCCTTCGCGGCGGAACTGGGCGGCGATCACAAGACGCTGGTGTGCAATCTGTCCGATCCCGCTTCCGTCGATGCGCTGGTCCCGCAGGCGGTCGAGGCGCTGGGCGGCAAGATCGACATCCTCGTCAACAATGCCGGCATCACCCGCGACAATCTGGTCATGCGGATGAAGGACGATGAATGGTCCGACGTCATCTCCGTCAATCTGGAAGCAGCGTTCCGCCTTGCCCGCGCCGCCGCCAAGCCGATGATGAAAGCGCGCTTCGGCCGCATCATTTCGATCACCTCGATCGTCGGCGTCACCGGCAATCCGGGACAGAGCAACTACGCCGCGTCAAAGGCGGGTATTATCGGCATGTCCAAGTCGCTGGGCCAGGAACTGGCGAGCCGCGGCATCACCGTCAATTGCGTCGCGCCCGGCTTCATCCGCTCCGCCATGACCGATGCGCTTAACGACGCGCAGAAGGGCGCAATCCTGCAAAAAATCCCCGCCGGGGATCTTGGCAATGGTGAGGATATCGGCGCTGCCGTCGTCTATCTCGCCAGTCGGGAAGCGGGCTATGTCACCGGCCAGACGCTGCACGTGAACGGCGGCATGGCGATGATCTGA
- a CDS encoding acyl carrier protein, with product MSETADRVKKIVVEHLGVEAEKVTEDASFIDDLGADSLDIVELVMAFEEEFGVEIPDDAAEKIATVKDAIDYIDSKQ from the coding sequence ATGAGTGAGACCGCGGATCGCGTTAAGAAAATCGTCGTCGAACATCTGGGCGTCGAAGCCGAAAAGGTGACCGAGGATGCAAGCTTCATCGACGATCTGGGCGCAGACAGCCTGGACATCGTTGAGCTGGTGATGGCCTTCGAAGAAGAATTCGGCGTCGAAATTCCCGACGATGCGGCTGAGAAGATCGCCACCGTCAAGGACGCGATCGACTATATCGACAGCAAGCAGTAA
- the fabF gene encoding beta-ketoacyl-ACP synthase II, which produces MRRVVVTGLGMVSPLGGDVETTWKNILASKSGAATIARFDASEYKCRIACEVKPADHEYGYDPSFDVDHKIQRQVDPFIVYGISAASQALRDAGLDNMSEEERLRAGCSIGSGIGGLPGIESESLVLANKGPGRVSPHFVHGRLINLISGQVSIKYGLMGPNHAVVTACSTGAHSIGDAARMIAMDDADVMLAGGAESAICPIGIAGFAQARALSTAFNDTPEKASRPYDVNRDGFVMGEGAGVVVLEEYEHAKKRGAHIYAEVIGYGLSGDAYHVTAPHPEGSGGYRSMEMALKKSGLSLADIDYVNAHGTSTPLGDELELGAVKRLFGDNISTMSMSSTKSAIGHLLGGAGAVESIFCILAMRDQIVPPTLNLDEPSESCVGVDLVPHVAKERKVRAVLNNSFGFGGTNASLIMKAI; this is translated from the coding sequence ATGCGTCGCGTCGTTGTAACCGGCCTTGGCATGGTGAGCCCCCTGGGCGGAGATGTCGAAACCACGTGGAAGAACATCCTCGCGTCCAAATCCGGCGCGGCCACGATCGCGCGCTTCGACGCCAGCGAATATAAGTGCCGCATCGCCTGCGAAGTGAAGCCCGCAGACCATGAATATGGCTATGATCCCTCGTTCGACGTCGATCACAAGATCCAGCGGCAGGTCGATCCCTTCATCGTCTATGGTATTTCCGCCGCCAGCCAGGCGCTGCGCGACGCCGGCCTCGACAATATGAGCGAGGAAGAACGCCTGCGTGCGGGCTGCTCCATCGGTTCGGGCATCGGCGGTCTGCCGGGCATCGAAAGCGAATCGCTGGTGCTCGCGAACAAGGGGCCGGGCCGCGTTTCGCCGCACTTCGTTCACGGTCGCCTTATCAACCTGATCTCCGGTCAGGTCTCGATCAAATATGGCCTCATGGGTCCGAACCACGCCGTGGTCACCGCCTGCTCGACCGGCGCGCACTCCATTGGCGACGCGGCGCGCATGATCGCGATGGACGACGCCGACGTCATGCTCGCTGGCGGCGCGGAAAGCGCGATCTGCCCGATCGGCATTGCCGGTTTCGCCCAGGCGCGCGCGCTTTCGACCGCCTTCAACGACACGCCGGAAAAGGCTTCGCGTCCCTATGACGTCAACCGCGACGGCTTCGTCATGGGCGAGGGCGCGGGCGTGGTCGTGCTGGAAGAATATGAACATGCCAAAAAGCGCGGCGCGCATATCTATGCCGAGGTGATCGGCTACGGCCTGTCGGGCGACGCCTATCATGTCACCGCCCCGCATCCCGAAGGCAGCGGCGGCTATCGCTCGATGGAAATGGCGCTGAAAAAGTCGGGCCTCAGCCTCGCCGACATCGACTATGTGAACGCGCATGGTACATCCACCCCGCTCGGCGACGAGCTGGAACTGGGCGCGGTCAAGCGGCTGTTCGGCGACAATATCTCGACCATGTCGATGAGCAGCACCAAGTCCGCCATCGGCCACCTGCTGGGCGGCGCGGGTGCGGTGGAAAGCATTTTCTGCATTCTGGCCATGCGTGACCAGATCGTCCCGCCAACGCTGAACCTGGACGAACCCAGCGAAAGCTGCGTCGGCGTCGACCTGGTCCCCCATGTGGCGAAGGAGCGCAAGGTGCGCGCGGTGCTCAACAACAGCTTCGGCTTTGGCGGCACCAACGCCTCGCTCATCATGAAGGCGATCTGA
- the mltG gene encoding endolytic transglycosylase MltG: protein MRRFGLAILAIGLAVAAFVAFRFVYGWSEAGPAPRDITVIVPEGASVAAAAVLLKQAGVVRSADAFLTRTKVFGRGKSIKAGEFLIPKGASNSDIFSILQGGKTLTRLVTIPEGMPSILVHERLMANEELTGDVAVPAEGSVLPDSYAFDKGESRAAVLKRMQDAMTRTLAKLWAQRAPNTVAKSPSEAIILASIVEKETAVPSERPTVAGVYGNRLKTGMMLQADPTIIYPITKGKPLGRRIKKSEIAALNDYNTYAMTGLPKGPIANPGRLSILAVLHPAETKALYFVADGKGGHIFADTLEEHNQNVRKWFEIRRARGEL from the coding sequence ATGCGGCGGTTCGGGCTTGCCATCCTTGCGATCGGCCTGGCCGTCGCCGCCTTTGTGGCGTTCCGCTTCGTCTATGGCTGGTCGGAAGCCGGCCCCGCGCCGCGTGATATCACCGTCATCGTGCCCGAAGGCGCCAGCGTCGCCGCCGCCGCCGTCCTGTTGAAGCAGGCGGGCGTCGTGCGATCCGCCGACGCCTTCCTGACGCGCACCAAGGTTTTCGGGCGCGGCAAGTCGATCAAGGCGGGCGAGTTCCTGATCCCCAAGGGCGCCAGCAATTCGGACATTTTCTCGATCCTGCAAGGTGGCAAGACGCTCACCCGGCTCGTGACGATCCCGGAAGGCATGCCCTCCATCCTCGTCCACGAACGGTTGATGGCGAACGAGGAATTGACCGGCGACGTCGCCGTCCCCGCCGAGGGCAGCGTCCTCCCCGACAGCTATGCCTTTGACAAAGGCGAAAGCCGCGCCGCCGTGTTGAAGCGGATGCAGGACGCCATGACCCGCACGCTCGCCAAACTATGGGCGCAGCGCGCGCCCAACACCGTCGCCAAATCGCCTAGCGAAGCGATCATCCTCGCCAGCATCGTGGAAAAGGAAACGGCCGTGCCGTCCGAACGGCCAACAGTCGCGGGCGTCTATGGCAATCGCCTGAAAACCGGCATGATGCTTCAGGCGGACCCGACGATCATCTACCCCATCACCAAGGGCAAGCCGCTAGGCCGCCGCATCAAAAAGTCCGAGATCGCGGCGCTCAACGACTATAACACCTATGCGATGACCGGCCTGCCCAAGGGACCGATCGCCAATCCCGGTCGCCTGTCGATCCTGGCGGTCCTGCATCCCGCCGAGACAAAGGCGCTCTATTTCGTCGCGGACGGGAAGGGCGGCCATATCTTCGCTGACACGCTGGAAGAGCATAACCAGAATGTCCGCAAATGGTTCGAGATCCGCCGTGCACGCGGAGAGCTTTGA
- a CDS encoding peroxiredoxin, whose amino-acid sequence MLGRSVPDVTLKTRVRDESVGGPNPFRWEDVQTGDLFKGKRVVVFSLPGAFTPTCSTEQCPAFERFYDDFKALGVDDVYCVSVNDAFVMYQWGKHLGVRNVKLLPDGSGDFTRRMGMLVKKDHLGFGDRSWRYAMVVDDGKVVAWFEEPGINDIGEDDDPYGETRPEPVLEWLKEHAAG is encoded by the coding sequence ATGCTGGGACGTTCCGTGCCTGATGTGACGCTGAAAACCCGCGTGCGCGACGAAAGCGTCGGAGGGCCCAATCCCTTCCGTTGGGAAGATGTCCAGACCGGCGATCTGTTCAAGGGCAAGCGCGTGGTCGTATTCTCGCTGCCGGGGGCTTTCACGCCGACCTGCTCGACCGAACAATGCCCCGCCTTTGAACGCTTCTACGACGATTTCAAGGCGCTGGGCGTCGATGACGTCTATTGCGTGTCGGTCAACGATGCTTTCGTCATGTATCAGTGGGGCAAGCATCTGGGCGTCAGGAATGTGAAGCTGCTGCCCGATGGGTCGGGCGATTTTACCCGCCGCATGGGCATGCTGGTGAAGAAGGATCATCTTGGCTTTGGCGACCGTAGCTGGCGCTATGCGATGGTGGTCGATGACGGCAAGGTCGTCGCCTGGTTCGAGGAGCCGGGCATCAATGACATTGGCGAGGATGACGACCCCTATGGCGAAACCCGGCCGGAACCGGTGCTGGAGTGGTTGAAGGAGCATGCCGCTGGCTGA
- a CDS encoding 2'-5' RNA ligase family protein, protein MPLADPSGAGAPIILTALMGAEDFAWADGLRRAHFPAGRNVVPAHITLFHHLPPSLLPELAARMKHICAAPPPLAIVNGVLLLGRGVAFDVRSDGLLEIWHELADAFTGLLTPQDQAHPRFHITVQNKVEPSAARALADSLKADFRTRPLKIAGLAAWHYREGGSWDLAKKASFRSARILI, encoded by the coding sequence ATGCCGCTGGCTGATCCGTCCGGGGCGGGGGCGCCGATCATCCTGACGGCGCTCATGGGCGCGGAGGATTTCGCCTGGGCGGACGGATTGCGGCGCGCGCATTTCCCAGCCGGGCGCAATGTCGTGCCTGCACACATCACATTGTTCCACCATCTGCCCCCGTCGCTGCTGCCGGAACTTGCAGCGCGGATGAAGCATATCTGCGCCGCTCCGCCGCCTCTCGCTATCGTCAATGGCGTTCTGCTGCTCGGCCGCGGCGTCGCCTTTGATGTGCGCAGCGACGGGCTGCTGGAGATATGGCATGAACTGGCGGATGCCTTTACCGGCCTGCTGACGCCGCAGGATCAGGCGCACCCGCGTTTCCACATCACCGTGCAGAATAAGGTGGAGCCTTCCGCCGCTCGCGCGCTGGCCGACAGTCTGAAGGCGGACTTTCGCACCCGCCCGCTCAAGATCGCGGGGCTGGCGGCGTGGCATTATCGGGAAGGCGGCTCCTGGGATCTGGCGAAGAAGGCCAGCTTCCGCTCAGCGCGCATCCTCATATAG
- the gloA2 gene encoding SMU1112c/YaeR family gloxylase I-like metalloprotein, translating to MRCIHHIAIICSDYPRSRHFYAEILGLPIIREVWREERQSWKCDLDAGNAQIELFSFPSPPPRPSRPEACGLRHLAFCVEELDREIARLEAAGVPCEAVRIDPYTGQRFTFFADPDGLPLELYEDAR from the coding sequence ATGCGCTGCATCCACCATATCGCGATCATCTGTTCCGATTATCCACGGTCCCGGCATTTCTATGCGGAGATATTGGGCCTGCCCATCATCCGCGAAGTTTGGCGGGAAGAACGGCAATCGTGGAAATGCGATCTGGACGCGGGCAATGCGCAGATCGAGCTTTTCTCCTTCCCCTCGCCCCCGCCCCGCCCCTCGCGTCCCGAGGCGTGCGGCCTGCGGCACCTGGCCTTTTGCGTGGAGGAGCTGGATCGGGAGATCGCCCGGCTGGAGGCAGCGGGAGTCCCCTGCGAGGCCGTTCGGATCGATCCCTATACGGGGCAGCGTTTCACTTTCTTCGCTGATCCCGACGGGTTACCGCTGGAGCTATATGAGGATGCGCGCTGA
- the hemB gene encoding porphobilinogen synthase, giving the protein MSYAPYPALRLRRTRAAAWSRAMHAEIRLHPSDLIWPLFVTEGQGVEEPIGSLPGVSRWSVDGIAARAREARDAGIPCLALFPNTQPDRRSDDGAEALNPDNLMCRAIRAIKDAVPDIGVLTDVALDPYTAHGQDGLLDEAGYVINDATIDVLIGQSLNQAAAGADIIAPSDMMDGRVGAIREALEEEGQANVQIMAYAAKYASAFYGPFRDAVGSSGLLKGDKKSYQMDPANSEEALREVALDLAEGADSVMVKPGLPYLDIIARVKDRFEVPVFAYQVSGEYAMIEAAAAAGAGDRDALVLETLLAFKRAGCSGVLTYHALHAARLLGA; this is encoded by the coding sequence ATGAGCTATGCCCCCTATCCCGCGCTCCGCCTGCGCCGCACCCGCGCAGCGGCCTGGAGCCGCGCCATGCACGCCGAAATCCGCCTTCATCCCAGCGACCTCATCTGGCCGCTCTTCGTCACCGAAGGGCAGGGCGTGGAGGAGCCGATCGGCTCGCTTCCCGGTGTGTCGCGCTGGTCGGTGGACGGGATTGCCGCCCGCGCAAGGGAAGCTCGCGATGCAGGCATTCCCTGCCTGGCGCTGTTTCCCAATACGCAGCCCGACCGGCGCAGCGATGACGGCGCCGAGGCGCTGAACCCCGACAATCTCATGTGCCGCGCCATCCGCGCGATCAAGGACGCCGTGCCGGACATCGGCGTTCTGACCGATGTGGCGCTCGACCCCTATACCGCCCATGGTCAGGACGGGCTGCTCGATGAGGCGGGCTATGTCATCAACGACGCCACCATCGACGTCCTGATCGGCCAGTCGCTCAATCAGGCGGCGGCGGGCGCGGACATCATCGCGCCCAGCGACATGATGGACGGTCGCGTCGGCGCGATCCGCGAGGCGCTGGAGGAAGAAGGCCAAGCCAATGTCCAGATCATGGCCTATGCCGCCAAATATGCGAGCGCCTTCTACGGCCCGTTCCGCGACGCGGTCGGCTCCAGCGGCCTGCTGAAAGGCGACAAGAAAAGCTATCAGATGGACCCCGCCAACAGCGAGGAAGCGCTACGCGAAGTCGCGCTCGACCTGGCGGAAGGGGCCGACAGCGTCATGGTGAAGCCGGGCCTGCCCTATCTCGACATCATCGCCAGGGTGAAGGACCGGTTCGAAGTGCCCGTATTCGCCTATCAGGTGTCGGGCGAATATGCGATGATCGAAGCCGCTGCCGCTGCGGGCGCAGGGGATCGCGATGCTCTGGTGCTGGAAACGCTGCTGGCGTTCAAGCGCGCCGGATGCTCGGGCGTCCTGACCTACCACGCGCTCCATGCCGCGCGGCTGCTGGGAGCCTGA
- a CDS encoding gamma carbonic anhydrase family protein: protein MPDHPHAAQPDHPGATILTFAGKTPVIHPSAFIAPGCRIIGNVEIGPDASIWYNCVVRGDVNKIRIGARTNIQDGSVIHCDGPDASRPEGWPTIIGDDVLIGHMAMIHGCELKDRAFVGLGAVVMNGCVIESDAMLAAGALLSPGKSILHRQLWAGRPAKYMRDLTDEALIGMREGVDRYVHNAKAHKGALKGTAI from the coding sequence ATGCCTGATCACCCGCACGCTGCCCAGCCAGATCATCCCGGCGCGACCATCCTGACCTTCGCGGGCAAGACTCCGGTCATCCATCCCAGCGCCTTTATCGCGCCGGGCTGCCGCATCATCGGCAATGTGGAAATCGGGCCGGACGCCAGCATCTGGTATAATTGCGTGGTTCGCGGCGACGTGAACAAAATCCGCATCGGCGCGCGGACGAATATCCAGGACGGCAGCGTCATTCATTGCGACGGCCCGGATGCCAGCCGCCCGGAAGGCTGGCCCACCATCATCGGCGATGATGTGCTGATCGGTCACATGGCCATGATTCACGGTTGCGAATTGAAGGACCGCGCCTTTGTCGGTCTGGGCGCTGTCGTCATGAATGGCTGCGTCATCGAAAGCGACGCAATGCTGGCGGCCGGGGCGTTGCTGTCGCCTGGAAAGTCCATCCTCCATCGCCAGCTTTGGGCGGGCCGCCCGGCCAAATATATGCGTGACCTGACCGACGAAGCGCTCATCGGCATGCGCGAGGGCGTGGACCGCTACGTCCATAACGCAAAAGCGCACAAGGGCGCGCTGAAGGGGACAGCGATTTAG
- the eda gene encoding bifunctional 4-hydroxy-2-oxoglutarate aldolase/2-dehydro-3-deoxy-phosphogluconate aldolase produces MSLSVEQVMELAPVIPVLVVDRVEDALPLAQALVKGGLPALEVTLRTPAALDVIREMAKVDGAVVGAGTVLNPSQLDAAMEAGARFIVSPGLTEPLGKAAVAARIPFLPGTATAADIMRGLDLGLTHFKFFPAETSGGLPALKALAAPLHMARFCPTGGITAESAPKWLAEPFVKCVGGSWVVPKGPIDPAKIEALARTAAALPR; encoded by the coding sequence ATGTCCTTGAGCGTTGAACAGGTCATGGAACTGGCGCCGGTCATTCCGGTGCTGGTGGTCGACAGGGTCGAGGACGCCCTGCCCCTCGCACAGGCTCTGGTGAAGGGGGGTCTGCCCGCGCTGGAAGTCACGCTGCGCACCCCCGCCGCGCTCGACGTGATCCGTGAAATGGCGAAGGTGGACGGCGCGGTGGTGGGCGCGGGCACGGTGCTGAACCCTTCGCAGCTCGACGCCGCGATGGAAGCGGGCGCGCGCTTCATCGTCAGTCCCGGCCTGACCGAACCACTGGGCAAGGCAGCGGTTGCGGCGCGCATCCCTTTCCTGCCGGGCACGGCGACGGCGGCGGACATCATGCGGGGGCTGGACCTTGGCCTTACCCATTTCAAATTCTTTCCGGCGGAGACATCCGGTGGCCTGCCCGCGTTGAAGGCGCTGGCCGCGCCGCTGCACATGGCGCGCTTTTGCCCCACCGGCGGCATCACGGCGGAAAGCGCGCCGAAATGGCTGGCCGAACCCTTCGTCAAATGCGTCGGCGGCAGCTGGGTCGTGCCCAAAGGGCCAATCGACCCTGCGAAGATCGAGGCGCTGGCTCGGACGGCGGCGGCGTTGCCGCGCTGA
- the glk gene encoding glucokinase, with protein sequence MTDIIAADIGGTNARFARAKLSARNVPTLGKVRKYKVADFPSLQACWAAFARDEGDDLPKAASIAFATAIGRDVIKLTNSSWTIRPDTLDEDLGLTQMRLVNDFEAVAHAVARLPQDNLPLLFGEDRPFPEDGGVTVVGPGTGLGVAMIAFDDGEPHVIATEGGHLDFAPLDPLEEKILAYLRDKFLRVSTERIVSGPGLNNIYKAMATIGHDRVMLMEDPELWQAAIDGTDAFARAAFDRFCMCYGSVVGDLALAQGPHAVVLAGGLTQRMRALLPNSGFHRRFKAKGRFESLMATVPIRLAVHEEIGLYGAAAAFREKK encoded by the coding sequence ATGACCGACATCATCGCCGCCGACATTGGCGGCACCAACGCACGCTTCGCCCGCGCGAAGCTGAGCGCGCGCAACGTGCCTACGCTGGGCAAGGTGCGCAAATACAAGGTTGCGGACTTCCCCAGCCTGCAAGCCTGCTGGGCGGCGTTCGCCCGGGATGAGGGCGACGACCTGCCCAAGGCGGCGTCGATCGCCTTTGCCACCGCGATCGGGCGCGACGTCATCAAGCTGACCAACAGCAGCTGGACGATCCGGCCAGATACGCTGGACGAGGATCTGGGCCTCACACAGATGCGGCTGGTCAATGATTTCGAGGCGGTCGCCCATGCCGTCGCGCGGCTGCCCCAGGATAACCTGCCGCTGCTGTTCGGCGAGGACCGGCCCTTTCCCGAGGATGGCGGCGTCACGGTGGTGGGGCCGGGCACGGGCCTTGGCGTCGCGATGATTGCCTTCGATGACGGCGAACCGCATGTGATCGCGACCGAGGGCGGACATCTGGACTTCGCGCCGCTCGACCCGCTGGAGGAAAAGATCCTGGCCTATCTGCGCGACAAGTTCCTGCGCGTATCGACCGAGCGGATCGTGTCGGGACCGGGCCTCAACAATATCTACAAGGCGATGGCGACCATCGGCCATGACCGCGTCATGCTGATGGAGGACCCGGAGCTGTGGCAGGCGGCGATCGACGGGACGGACGCGTTCGCGCGCGCGGCGTTTGATCGCTTTTGCATGTGCTATGGTTCGGTCGTCGGCGACCTCGCGCTCGCGCAAGGGCCGCATGCCGTGGTGCTGGCCGGGGGGCTGACGCAGCGGATGCGCGCATTGCTTCCCAACAGCGGTTTTCACCGGCGTTTCAAAGCCAAGGGCCGCTTCGAAAGCCTGATGGCGACCGTCCCCATCCGTCTCGCCGTGCACGAAGAAATCGGGCTTTATGGCGCTGCCGCCGCCTTTCGGGAGAAGAAATAA